From the genome of Bacteroidales bacterium:
TTTTCATCAAGTTGATTAACTTGTTCAACACCTTTCATTACGGAAAGAGCAGATTTCTTTTTTTTATCTTTAAGATTCATTTTTTAACACACAAAAAATTATATTATTTATTTCCATTTCAGTTCATCATAGAAAATCAAGTATGTTATTATTTCAACATCATTTATTGTTTCTTTATTATCTCGTACAACATCCGGAATATTTATGTGGTTCGGTAAAAAAACAATATAAATACCTTTTTTCAATTCAAGGCTTTGACAATAATAAGCAAGTTGATTTTTACCTTCTGTAAATTGTGCTTCATAATAATAAATTTTTGTTTCAACCAAACTTTCATCGCCGTACACATTAATTATAAGATCGCTTTTACCGAGACCTGTATCGGCTTCTCTGTAGCTTTTGCCGTTTATTGTTTGCAGAAATGCCTGTATATAAGTTTCAAAACTGTATATAAGTGCACTTTCTTTTATTGATTTATATTCACCGTTTTCGTCTTTTTCTCTAAAAACATTAAAGCCTCTTCTTTTCACGTAGGTTTTATATCCTGACATCAAAGCATCAAAATTTAACTTCTTATTATCATCAAAAAGTTCACTGTGAATAAAACTGCGTAAAATAGATGATTTCTCACCGTTTGAATAAGGATAAAATGCTTTGTATAATCTTTTTTTATAAAACGGCACCCAAAATGTTATATTTTTATCATAATGCTCTTTTATTAAACCGTTAGTGTGTAATACTTTTATGCTTTCTCTGTCTATATCAAACGGAATTTTATCGGATTTAAACAAAAGTCTTTCCATAAGACTTCGATATTGTTTTGCTTTATTTAAAATATTTGCAAAATTTTTGTCAATGGCTACATTCAAATACCAATGTTCAACTTCGAGATAATCTGTATATGTTAAAACTTCCTTATCGGGATAATCTTCAACAAGTTTTTTAGCAAAACCGTTCGCAAGTCCGGGTTGACCTGCTGTTATTTGATATATTTTTTCTTTTACTTTTTGTTCAAATTTTTGACCTGTTTCTTCTTCGTGTTGTGATAATAGTTCAAGAACCTCAAGTTCAGTAAAATAAGGAACATCTAAATTATCTGCAATATTAAAAGGGCTTGCATTATCACTTATTACACCAAGTATATTTGAAACACCCACAAGAATAACACTTTTTAAACAGTGGTTCTCTCTTGAGTGATATGCATTACGAATTGAATGTAAAAATGTTCCGAAATATTTAGGGTTTATACCTTCTACTTCATCAATTATCAGAACAAATTTATCCTTATTATTTTGCTCAATAGATTTGAAGATGCTGCCGATTGTTTTGTCTGTAATTTTAATATTCCAAAATTCTTCAAATTTCCACAGCAATCTGCTTAAAAAAGAACTCACAGGTTCCTCTTTATAATTCTCAAAATTTATATGTGCAACTTTATATCCGTCTTTTTCCAGCTCTTTAGCCAGAAATCTGAAATATGTGCTTTTGCCAGTTTGGCGAGGTGCCCAAATTGTAAAATATCTGTTTTTCTTAACAAATTCAATTCCTTTGTTTATAAGATTTTGGCGTGTTAATGTATAATGTTGTTCGAGAATATTCGGGCCTGAAGTGTTAAACTCTCTCATTATTATTTATTTAAATGAAAATAATATGCTTGCAATTTACAATTTTTTTGGTTAAGTAACACAATCCTAATCGAATTCCCGCTGTGGGGCATACATT
Proteins encoded in this window:
- a CDS encoding ATP-binding protein — translated: MREFNTSGPNILEQHYTLTRQNLINKGIEFVKKNRYFTIWAPRQTGKSTYFRFLAKELEKDGYKVAHINFENYKEEPVSSFLSRLLWKFEEFWNIKITDKTIGSIFKSIEQNNKDKFVLIIDEVEGINPKYFGTFLHSIRNAYHSRENHCLKSVILVGVSNILGVISDNASPFNIADNLDVPYFTELEVLELLSQHEEETGQKFEQKVKEKIYQITAGQPGLANGFAKKLVEDYPDKEVLTYTDYLEVEHWYLNVAIDKNFANILNKAKQYRSLMERLLFKSDKIPFDIDRESIKVLHTNGLIKEHYDKNITFWVPFYKKRLYKAFYPYSNGEKSSILRSFIHSELFDDNKKLNFDALMSGYKTYVKRRGFNVFREKDENGEYKSIKESALIYSFETYIQAFLQTINGKSYREADTGLGKSDLIINVYGDESLVETKIYYYEAQFTEGKNQLAYYCQSLELKKGIYIVFLPNHINIPDVVRDNKETINDVEIITYLIFYDELKWK